A genomic region of Vitreoscilla filiformis contains the following coding sequences:
- a CDS encoding TolC family protein has product MPRIVSSLFRVSCGGQRLARNSTTALLLCSSLVAWATETPLAQAFATAWAHQPEAQSATARREALRAAQDGARRWTPEPPVLETSVSSDRPWRRQGAQSLDIGVAVPLWLPGQRQRSQALADAEAVALESQQRAAQWHLAATLREAWWAWQQARLNLATARDQLDNHQRLATDVRRRVAAGELARADQHQAEGAVAAAQAAVAQAQAELSQRVVPLQGLLGTPPDPALEVQPEPLPETPAADPEGPPALPEDHPALAPWRDQARAAEQAAALIDTESRANPELTVGLQSDRGTRGERYDQRLVLGVRWPFGTGSRHVARQHAAQAEAQQAWAQLEQARLRLLAEREASAQRLAAARAQLAASQTRQQLAQELRSFVEKAFKLGESDLPTRLRAEAESAEATRQHARSRIELAAALSAWRQALGLLPQ; this is encoded by the coding sequence ATGCCACGCATCGTTTCTTCCCTTTTCCGCGTGTCTTGCGGCGGCCAGCGCTTGGCCCGCAACAGCACGACGGCGCTGCTGCTGTGCAGCAGCCTGGTGGCTTGGGCCACCGAAACCCCCTTGGCTCAGGCGTTTGCCACGGCCTGGGCGCATCAACCCGAAGCGCAATCCGCCACAGCTCGGCGTGAGGCCCTGCGCGCTGCGCAGGACGGTGCCCGTCGGTGGACGCCAGAGCCCCCTGTGCTGGAAACCAGCGTCAGCAGCGACCGACCCTGGCGCCGCCAAGGAGCGCAATCGCTGGACATCGGCGTGGCCGTGCCGCTGTGGCTGCCGGGGCAGCGCCAGCGCAGCCAAGCCCTGGCCGACGCGGAAGCCGTTGCGCTGGAGAGCCAGCAACGCGCCGCCCAGTGGCACCTGGCCGCCACCTTGCGCGAAGCCTGGTGGGCTTGGCAACAGGCCCGCCTCAATCTGGCCACGGCCCGCGATCAGCTCGACAACCACCAGCGCCTAGCCACCGATGTGCGGCGCCGGGTGGCTGCTGGCGAGCTGGCGCGCGCCGATCAGCATCAGGCCGAAGGAGCCGTGGCAGCAGCCCAAGCCGCCGTGGCACAGGCTCAGGCAGAACTGAGCCAGCGCGTGGTGCCCTTGCAGGGCTTGCTGGGTACGCCCCCCGATCCGGCTCTTGAGGTGCAACCCGAGCCCTTGCCCGAGACACCTGCCGCCGATCCCGAAGGCCCGCCCGCGCTGCCAGAAGACCACCCCGCTCTGGCGCCGTGGCGCGATCAAGCGCGCGCTGCCGAGCAAGCCGCCGCCCTGATCGACACCGAAAGCCGTGCCAACCCCGAATTGACCGTGGGGTTGCAAAGTGATCGCGGCACCCGAGGGGAACGCTACGACCAGCGCTTGGTGCTGGGGGTGCGCTGGCCTTTCGGCACAGGCTCCCGGCATGTGGCCCGGCAGCACGCTGCCCAAGCCGAGGCGCAACAAGCCTGGGCGCAATTGGAGCAGGCCCGCCTGCGGCTGCTTGCCGAACGGGAAGCCAGTGCCCAGCGCCTGGCAGCCGCTCGCGCACAGTTGGCCGCCAGCCAAACCCGCCAGCAATTGGCGCAGGAGCTGCGCAGCTTCGTCGAAAAGGCGTTCAAGCTGGGGGAAAGCGATTTGCCCACCCGCTTGCGCGCCGAAGCGGAAAGCGCCGAAGCCACCCGCCAACACGCCCGCAGCCGCATTGAGCTGGCCGCCGCGCTTTCGGCCTGGCGCCAAGCCCTCGGGCTGCTGCCGCAGTGA
- a CDS encoding cation transporter: protein MSDTCHHHGCCAVPAAPGATTRPRYRRVLLIALWVNAAMFVVELLGGWRSGSVSLWADAVDFLGDAANYGVSLWVLGQSPRMRANAALLKGLTMGAFGVFVLGKASWNALSGDVPEPMTMGVIGALALAANAAVALMLYAWREGDANMRSVWLCSRNDAIGNVAVMLAALGVLGTGSALPDLLVAGVMAVLALSGAHTVITQALAERRAAHLAA from the coding sequence ATGTCCGACACCTGTCACCACCACGGCTGCTGCGCCGTGCCTGCGGCGCCCGGCGCCACCACCCGCCCCCGCTACCGCCGCGTGCTGCTGATCGCGTTGTGGGTCAACGCCGCCATGTTCGTCGTTGAGCTGCTGGGCGGCTGGCGCTCCGGCTCGGTGTCGCTCTGGGCCGATGCGGTGGATTTTTTGGGCGATGCGGCCAACTACGGCGTGTCGCTGTGGGTGCTGGGCCAATCGCCCCGGATGCGGGCCAACGCCGCTTTGCTCAAAGGGCTGACGATGGGCGCATTCGGCGTGTTCGTGCTGGGCAAGGCCAGCTGGAACGCGCTGTCGGGCGACGTCCCGGAGCCGATGACGATGGGCGTGATTGGCGCGCTGGCGCTGGCGGCCAACGCCGCCGTCGCACTCATGCTGTACGCCTGGCGCGAGGGCGACGCCAACATGCGCTCCGTTTGGCTGTGCAGCCGCAACGATGCGATTGGCAATGTGGCCGTGATGCTGGCCGCGCTGGGTGTGCTGGGCACGGGCAGCGCGTTGCCTGATCTGCTGGTGGCGGGGGTAATGGCGGTGCTGGCACTGAGCGGGGCGCACACGGTGATCACGCAGGCGCTGGCTGAACGTCGAGCGGCCCATTTAGCCGCTTGA
- the cadR gene encoding Cd(II)/Pb(II)-responsive transcriptional regulator, producing MKIGELAAQTGTSVDTIRYYERLGLWPLPARTEGNYRHYRSEHVERLNFIRHSRALGMSLEDVRTLLRLKDDPHADCRGVDQLLASHLNRVAQQIAALQALATQLQALRACCQGPSRAADCGILDGLAHTHERASQ from the coding sequence ATGAAAATCGGCGAACTGGCGGCACAAACCGGCACCTCGGTGGACACCATCCGCTATTACGAGCGGCTGGGGCTGTGGCCCCTGCCGGCGCGCACCGAGGGCAACTATCGGCACTACCGCTCCGAACATGTGGAGCGGCTGAACTTCATCCGCCACAGCCGCGCTTTGGGGATGAGCTTGGAAGACGTCCGCACCTTGCTGCGCCTGAAGGACGATCCGCACGCCGATTGCCGAGGGGTGGATCAGCTGCTGGCCAGCCACCTGAATCGGGTGGCACAGCAAATTGCCGCGCTGCAAGCCCTGGCCACCCAGCTTCAGGCGCTGCGAGCGTGTTGTCAGGGGCCGAGTCGGGCAGCCGATTGCGGCATCTTGGATGGATTGGCCCACACCCACGAGCGCGCCAGCCAGTAG